The Staphylococcus haemolyticus region TGGCTTCTATACTGCCCATCATCCATTAACGCCTAAAGAACGTAATGCAGGTTTAGAGTTGGCGCAGCCGATTACTATTGGAAATAATATTTGGTTTGGTGGCAATGTCGTTGTCACACCTGGTGTAACGATTGGAGATGGTTCAGTTATAGCAGCAGGAAGTGTAGTAACTAAAGATGTACCACCGAATAGCCTAGTTGCGGGTGTGCCTGCTAAAGTAATAAGAGAGATAAATGAAAATGACGCACCTAAAAATTAATAGGACTATTTATCTATAAAACAACTTTTGAGTACTTACTTAACTTGATGTCGGCTAATTGGATTAAAGGTACAATAGTTAAAGTATACGAATGACTAATAATTAAAACTTTTCAGATAATATGTATGTAAGCGATTGCAAAAATAACCCGAAGCATAGTAGAATGAAATTAATGATACAAATTATCATTTTAAGTAAGTCAATGTTTTACTGATTTTTATAATTCTTACAAATACATAGGGGGTAATTAAGAATGGTAGTACCTTTCAAAAATGAACCTGGGATTGATTTTTCAGTACAAGAAAATGTAGAAAGATTTCAAAAAACGTTAGAGCAAGTTAAAAATGAACTTGGTCAAACACTTCCAATTGTGATTGACGGTGAGCACATTACTAAAGATGATACATTTGATTCAATTAATCCAGCTAATACATCGGAATTAATTGCTAAAGTATCTAAAGCTACTAAGGAAGATGTAGATAAAGCGTTTGAATCTTCAAACAAAGCTTATAAAGCATGGCGTCAATGGTCACATAAAGATCGTGCAGAGTTATTATTACGCGTTGCAGCAATTATTCGCCGTCGTAAAGAGGAAATCTCTGCAGTCATGGTATATGAAGCAGGTAAACCTTGGGATGAGGCTGTTGGCGATGCAGCAGAAGGTATCGACTTTATCGAATACTATGCACGTTCAATGATGGAATTAGCAGATGGTAAACCGGTATTAGATCGTGAAGGAGAACATAACAAGTACTTCTATAAATCAATTGGTACTGGTGTTACAATTCCACCTTGGAACTTCCCATTTGCAATTATGGCTGGTACAACATTAGCACCAGTTGTTGCTGGTAACACAGTTCTATTGAAACCTGCTGAAGATACAGTATTAACAGCGTATAAATTAATCGAAATCTTAGAAGAAGCGGGTCTTCCTAAAGGTGTTGTTAACTTTGTACCTGGTGATCCGAAAGAAATCGGTGACTATTTAGTTGATTCTGTTCATACACACTTTGTTACATTTACAGGTTCACGTGCAACAGGAACTCGTATTTACGAACGTAGCGCAGTTGTTCAAGAAGGACAAACATTCTTAAAACGTGTTATTGCAGAAATGGGCGGTAAAGATGCGATTGTCGTTGATGAAAATATTGATACTGATTTAGCTGCAGAATCAATTATAACGTCAGCATTTGGTTTCTCAGGCCAAAAATGTTCTGCATGTTCACGTGCCATCGTACACAGTTCAGTGTATGATGAAGTATTAGAAAAAGCGGTAGCATTAACTAAAGAATTAACAGTTGGTAACACTGTAGATAATACATTCATGGGCCCTGTTATTAATAAAAAACAATTCGACAAAATTAAAAAATATATCGAAATTGGTGGAAAAGAAGGTAAAATTGAAATCGGTGGCGAAGCTGATGATTCAACAGGTTACTTCATTAAACCAACAATTATTTCAGGATTAAAATCATCTGATCAAGTCATGCAAGAAGAAATCTTTGGTCCAGTGGTTGGCTTTACTAAATTTGATAATTTTGAAGAAGCGATTGAAATTGCGAATGATACAGACTATGGCTTAACAGGTGCGGTTATCACAAATAATCGTGAAAACTGGATTAAAGCAGTGAATGAATTCGATGTAGGTAACTTATATCTTAACCGTGGATGTACTGCAGCAGTAGTAGGTTACCATCCATTTGGTGGCTTCAAAATGTCTGGTACAGATGCCAAAACAGGTAGTCCAGACTACTTATTAAACTTCTTAGAACAAAAAGTCGTTTCAGAAATGTTCTAATGAATTAAGATCAATATATAACAAGTTTAATAAAATTTAGAATAACATTTCTAAATAATTAGTCAGTAAATGAGTATAGTCCATTCATTTACTGACTTATTTTTATTTCATTAAATTGGTGGTACTTGCCTAGGAAGCTGTAATGTAGTTCTTTGACTTTAATCATTAGAACAACTTACTTAAGTGCTCAAGCACGTAAGTTCCATTTCCACAGTTTGTTTTGTTTGTAGATTTGCTAGTTGAAAATTTCTTTGCTGAGGCCCATTCCCCAGCTCTATTTATTATCTATATCAACGCTACTTTCTTAAATGTGTATGACTTAAATGTTAAATAAAAGAAGCAAATTCTATATAATTTCAATAGAATCTGCTTCTCACTTATCTAAGAATATTGTGTCATAAAACCATTTATTAATAGTTTAATAAAAACAATGTGATTTTTAAT contains the following coding sequences:
- the pruA gene encoding L-glutamate gamma-semialdehyde dehydrogenase, with the translated sequence MVVPFKNEPGIDFSVQENVERFQKTLEQVKNELGQTLPIVIDGEHITKDDTFDSINPANTSELIAKVSKATKEDVDKAFESSNKAYKAWRQWSHKDRAELLLRVAAIIRRRKEEISAVMVYEAGKPWDEAVGDAAEGIDFIEYYARSMMELADGKPVLDREGEHNKYFYKSIGTGVTIPPWNFPFAIMAGTTLAPVVAGNTVLLKPAEDTVLTAYKLIEILEEAGLPKGVVNFVPGDPKEIGDYLVDSVHTHFVTFTGSRATGTRIYERSAVVQEGQTFLKRVIAEMGGKDAIVVDENIDTDLAAESIITSAFGFSGQKCSACSRAIVHSSVYDEVLEKAVALTKELTVGNTVDNTFMGPVINKKQFDKIKKYIEIGGKEGKIEIGGEADDSTGYFIKPTIISGLKSSDQVMQEEIFGPVVGFTKFDNFEEAIEIANDTDYGLTGAVITNNRENWIKAVNEFDVGNLYLNRGCTAAVVGYHPFGGFKMSGTDAKTGSPDYLLNFLEQKVVSEMF